The following coding sequences are from one Niveibacterium umoris window:
- the pstA gene encoding phosphate ABC transporter permease PstA: MDLRTQRKLVNWFALGLSMAAMAFGLVWLIWILFTVLTIGGSALSLTLFTEMTPPPGTEGGLANAIVGSLILVTLATLIGTPIGILTGVFLGEYGQRSKIAEVARFINDLLLSAPSIVVGLFMYEVYVAHMGTFSGWAGVLALALIVIPVVVRTTENMLLLIPNTLREAAFALGAPRWKVIMMVTVRSAQAGIITGVLLAVARIAGETAPLLFTATSNQFWSLDLNKPMANLPVTIAKFAMSPFPSWQKLAWAAVFLITIGVLTVNILARVLLPKRPTN; this comes from the coding sequence ATGGATCTTCGGACTCAGAGAAAGCTGGTCAACTGGTTCGCGCTCGGCCTGTCGATGGCGGCGATGGCGTTTGGACTGGTATGGCTGATCTGGATACTTTTCACCGTGCTGACCATCGGTGGCAGCGCTCTGTCACTGACGCTGTTCACCGAAATGACCCCGCCGCCGGGCACTGAAGGCGGTCTTGCCAATGCGATCGTCGGCAGCCTGATCCTTGTCACGCTGGCGACGCTCATCGGCACGCCCATCGGCATCCTGACCGGCGTCTTCCTCGGCGAATACGGGCAGCGCAGCAAGATCGCCGAGGTCGCCCGCTTCATCAACGATCTGCTGCTGTCGGCGCCGTCGATCGTGGTCGGCCTGTTCATGTATGAAGTGTACGTCGCGCACATGGGCACGTTTTCGGGCTGGGCGGGCGTTCTGGCGCTGGCCTTGATCGTGATCCCGGTGGTCGTCCGGACAACCGAGAACATGCTGCTGCTGATTCCGAACACGCTGCGTGAAGCGGCCTTCGCGCTGGGCGCCCCGCGCTGGAAAGTGATCATGATGGTCACGGTCCGCTCGGCCCAGGCCGGCATCATCACCGGTGTGCTGCTCGCGGTGGCGCGCATCGCGGGCGAAACCGCCCCGCTGCTGTTCACCGCCACGTCGAACCAGTTCTGGAGCCTCGATCTGAACAAGCCGATGGCCAACCTTCCGGTCACCATCGCGAAATTCGCGATGAGTCCGTTCCCGAGCTGGCAAAAGCTCGCCTGGGCCGCGGTCTTCCTGATCACCATCGGCGTGCTGACCGTCAATATCCTCGCCCGCGTGCTGCTGCCCAAGCGGCCGACCAATTAA
- the pstC gene encoding phosphate ABC transporter permease PstC: protein MQTSSSVEAAQGAKPAKQAASGQFGDMIFFNLTRSFAVLALIVLCGIIVSLTIGAWPSIKAFGLKFFVTTDWNPPMEKFGAVIPMYGTVLSSVIALVIAVPVSFGIALFLTELSPRWLRRPLGTAIELLAAIPSIVYGMWGLLFFAPLFAKYGQPFLANTFGHIPLIGALFDGPQIGIGMLTAGIILAIMIIPFIASVMRDVFEVTPPMLKESAYGLGATTWEVVSKVVLPYTRVGVVGGIMLGLGRALGETMAVTFVIGNTNSFQGISLFYPGNSITSALANEFAEAEAGLHSASLMYLSLVLFGITLAVLTLSKFMLIRMQKLHSGH from the coding sequence GTGCAGACATCGTCAAGCGTTGAAGCGGCCCAAGGCGCCAAACCCGCGAAGCAAGCCGCTTCCGGCCAATTTGGCGACATGATCTTCTTCAATCTGACCCGCTCGTTTGCGGTGCTCGCGTTGATCGTGCTGTGCGGCATCATCGTGTCGCTGACGATTGGCGCCTGGCCGTCGATCAAGGCGTTCGGACTGAAGTTCTTCGTGACGACGGACTGGAACCCCCCGATGGAGAAGTTCGGGGCCGTGATTCCGATGTACGGCACTGTGCTCAGTTCAGTCATCGCGCTGGTCATCGCGGTACCGGTCAGCTTCGGTATTGCGCTGTTCCTGACCGAGCTCTCGCCGCGCTGGCTGCGCCGCCCGCTGGGCACCGCAATCGAACTGCTGGCCGCGATCCCCAGCATCGTCTACGGCATGTGGGGCCTGTTGTTCTTCGCGCCGCTGTTTGCCAAGTACGGACAGCCTTTCCTGGCCAATACCTTTGGACATATCCCGCTGATCGGTGCGCTCTTCGATGGCCCGCAGATCGGTATCGGCATGCTGACCGCCGGCATCATCCTCGCGATCATGATCATCCCCTTCATCGCCTCGGTGATGCGCGACGTTTTTGAAGTCACGCCGCCGATGCTCAAGGAATCGGCCTACGGCCTCGGCGCGACCACATGGGAAGTCGTCTCGAAGGTGGTTCTGCCCTACACCCGAGTCGGCGTGGTGGGCGGCATCATGCTCGGTCTGGGTCGCGCACTGGGCGAGACCATGGCCGTCACCTTCGTGATCGGTAACACCAACAGCTTCCAGGGCATCTCGCTGTTCTACCCCGGCAACAGCATCACTTCAGCGCTCGCGAATGAATTCGCCGAAGCCGAGGCCGGGCTGCATTCCGCTTCGCTGATGTACCTGAGCCTTGTCCTCTTCGGCATCACCCTCGCCGTGCTGACACTTTCCAAATTCATGCTGATCCGCATGCAGAAGCTGCATAGCGGTCACTAA
- the pstS gene encoding phosphate ABC transporter substrate-binding protein PstS — MFKRIAIAVSVSLLSVGAASAAEVTGAGASFPAPVYSKWADAYQKATGNKVNYQSIGSSGGLKQIKAKTVDFGASDAPVKPEELQKEGLVQFPTVIGGVVPVVNIPGFKPGQLKMTGPVLADIYLGKIKKWNDPAIAKLNPGAALPDQAVAVVRRADGSGTSFIFTNYLAKVSQEWKDKVGEGTAVQWPTGTGGKGNEGVSAFVQQLPGSIGYVEFAYAKQNKLTHLSMQNADGAFVQPDDLTFKAAAAGADWSKSAFYQILTNQPGKESWPITGATFIVMQATADKPAQSAEALKFFEWAYKNGSAMASDLDYVPLPDGLIKLIHASWNNIKDASGKPVFQVK, encoded by the coding sequence ATGTTCAAGCGCATCGCTATCGCAGTTTCTGTCTCCCTCCTGTCCGTCGGCGCCGCTTCCGCCGCTGAAGTGACCGGCGCCGGTGCGTCGTTCCCGGCCCCCGTCTATTCCAAGTGGGCCGACGCCTACCAGAAAGCAACCGGCAACAAGGTCAACTATCAGTCGATCGGTTCGTCGGGTGGCCTCAAGCAGATCAAGGCCAAAACCGTCGATTTCGGTGCTTCGGACGCCCCGGTCAAGCCGGAAGAGCTGCAGAAGGAAGGTCTTGTGCAGTTCCCGACCGTCATCGGTGGCGTGGTGCCGGTGGTGAACATTCCCGGTTTCAAGCCGGGCCAGCTGAAGATGACCGGCCCGGTGCTGGCTGACATCTACCTGGGCAAGATCAAGAAGTGGAACGACCCGGCCATCGCCAAGCTCAACCCGGGCGCCGCGCTGCCGGATCAGGCCGTGGCCGTGGTGCGCCGCGCCGATGGTTCCGGCACCTCGTTCATCTTCACCAACTACCTCGCCAAGGTCAGCCAGGAATGGAAGGACAAGGTCGGTGAAGGCACCGCTGTGCAGTGGCCGACCGGTACCGGCGGCAAGGGCAACGAGGGCGTGTCGGCCTTCGTGCAGCAGCTCCCGGGCTCCATCGGCTATGTGGAATTTGCCTACGCCAAGCAGAACAAGCTCACCCACCTGTCGATGCAGAACGCTGACGGCGCATTCGTGCAGCCGGACGATCTGACCTTCAAGGCAGCGGCCGCTGGCGCAGACTGGTCGAAGTCGGCCTTCTACCAGATCCTGACCAACCAGCCGGGCAAGGAGTCGTGGCCGATCACCGGCGCCACCTTCATCGTGATGCAGGCGACCGCCGACAAGCCGGCGCAATCGGCCGAAGCGCTGAAGTTCTTTGAGTGGGCGTACAAGAACGGTTCCGCGATGGCGAGCGATCTCGACTACGTCCCGCTGCCCGACGGCCTGATCAAGCTGATCCACGCATCCTGGAACAACATCAAGGATGCGTCTGGCAAGCCGGTCTTTCAGGTCAAGTAA
- a CDS encoding FAD-dependent oxidoreductase, with protein MKFVIIGGVAGGATAAARIRRNDESARIVMVERGPYISFANCGLPYHLSGAIAEREQLLVTSEGAFEARYRVDVRSRTEAIAIDRAAKTVRLRNLATGDEYDEAYDRLLLSPGAEPVRPKLPGIESKRVFGLRNIPDLDRIMEHLKTEQPRRAVVIGGGFIGIEVAENFHERGLFTTLVEGADQILAPLDYEMAAIVHAHMRDKNVELYLADKIERFEDKADHTVVYLQSGKRLQADVVVLAIGVRPETTLARAAGLAIGATGGIKVNEYLQTSDDAIYAVGDAIEVTQTLNGRVALIPLAGPANRQGRMAADNMVHGNQRAYRGTLGTAILKAFDLAAASTGLNEKQLIAAGADYRTSITHGGSHASYYPGAKQISLKLLYAPDGKILGAQAVGADGADKRIDVIATAIHAGMTVEDLTELELAYAPPFGSAKDPVNIAGYVAANVLNGSHELLDWRALQALDTTTMQLIDVRTAEEFELGTIRGARHIDVNTLREHLADLDPAKPTIVFCQIGLRGYLAYRILKQAGFADVRNLSGGYKTYAWAIDKQSNPDIFDYEDIKRRDPDEIEAERGGRCAIVANAGNRHTLNAIGLQCPGPIMKTYRAVDAMNEGELLEVTASDPAFGRDIRAWAKKTGNDVLSVETEKGLVTVLIRKGKSAPALPAASAAQLLPARDKTTLVVFSGDLDKVMASLIIANGALAMGKPVSVFFTFWGLNVLRRPDAPAVPKGFMDKMFGAMMPAGTDRLNSISKMNFAGMGARLIRTVMRQKGVETPTALLKSLVDGGAQLIACNMSMDVMGIRQAELVDGVELGGVAAFLGEAAESGTTLFI; from the coding sequence ATGAAATTCGTCATCATCGGAGGCGTCGCCGGTGGCGCCACCGCCGCTGCCCGTATCCGCCGCAACGATGAGTCCGCCCGGATCGTGATGGTTGAGCGCGGCCCCTACATCAGCTTCGCCAACTGTGGCCTGCCGTATCACCTTTCCGGCGCAATCGCCGAGCGCGAGCAGCTACTGGTGACCAGCGAAGGCGCCTTCGAGGCGCGCTACCGCGTCGACGTGCGCAGTCGCACCGAGGCCATCGCGATCGATCGGGCGGCGAAAACCGTGCGCCTGCGCAATCTCGCCACCGGCGACGAATACGACGAAGCCTACGACCGCCTGTTGCTCTCCCCCGGCGCCGAGCCGGTACGGCCGAAGTTGCCGGGCATCGAATCGAAGCGGGTGTTCGGCCTGCGCAACATCCCGGATCTCGACCGCATCATGGAACACCTCAAGACCGAGCAGCCGCGCCGCGCGGTAGTGATCGGCGGCGGCTTCATCGGCATCGAGGTCGCGGAGAACTTCCATGAACGCGGACTCTTCACCACGCTCGTCGAGGGCGCGGACCAGATCCTCGCGCCGCTCGACTACGAGATGGCTGCGATCGTGCATGCCCACATGCGCGACAAGAACGTCGAGCTCTACCTCGCCGACAAGATCGAACGCTTCGAGGACAAGGCGGACCACACCGTCGTCTACCTGCAAAGCGGCAAGCGCCTGCAGGCCGATGTGGTGGTGCTGGCGATCGGCGTGCGGCCGGAAACCACGCTGGCACGTGCAGCGGGGCTCGCGATCGGCGCCACCGGCGGCATCAAGGTCAACGAATACCTGCAGACCTCCGACGACGCGATCTACGCCGTGGGCGATGCGATCGAAGTGACGCAGACGCTCAACGGGCGTGTAGCGCTGATCCCGCTCGCCGGCCCGGCCAACCGCCAGGGCCGCATGGCGGCGGACAACATGGTGCATGGCAACCAGCGCGCCTACCGCGGCACGCTGGGCACGGCGATCCTCAAGGCGTTCGACCTCGCCGCCGCCTCCACCGGCCTCAACGAGAAGCAGCTGATCGCCGCCGGCGCCGACTACCGCACCAGCATCACCCACGGCGGCTCGCACGCCAGCTACTACCCCGGCGCCAAGCAGATCAGCCTGAAGTTGCTCTACGCACCGGACGGGAAGATCCTCGGCGCGCAGGCGGTAGGCGCGGACGGTGCCGACAAGCGCATCGACGTGATCGCGACCGCCATCCATGCCGGCATGACGGTGGAAGACCTCACCGAGCTGGAACTCGCCTACGCGCCGCCCTTCGGCTCCGCCAAGGATCCGGTGAACATCGCCGGCTACGTCGCCGCCAATGTACTCAACGGCTCGCACGAGCTGCTCGACTGGCGCGCGCTGCAGGCGCTCGACACCACCACCATGCAGCTGATCGACGTTCGCACCGCCGAGGAGTTCGAGCTCGGCACGATCCGTGGCGCGCGCCACATCGACGTGAACACCCTGCGCGAACATCTGGCGGATCTCGATCCAGCCAAACCGACCATCGTGTTCTGCCAGATCGGCCTGCGCGGCTACCTCGCCTACCGCATCCTCAAGCAGGCGGGCTTTGCCGACGTGCGCAACCTTTCCGGCGGCTACAAGACCTACGCCTGGGCGATCGACAAACAATCGAACCCCGACATCTTCGACTACGAAGACATCAAGCGCCGCGACCCGGACGAGATCGAAGCCGAGCGCGGTGGCCGCTGCGCGATCGTCGCGAACGCCGGCAACCGCCACACGCTCAACGCGATCGGCCTGCAGTGCCCCGGCCCGATCATGAAGACCTACCGCGCGGTCGACGCGATGAACGAGGGCGAGCTGCTCGAGGTCACGGCCTCCGACCCCGCCTTCGGCCGCGACATCCGCGCCTGGGCGAAGAAGACCGGCAACGATGTGCTATCGGTCGAGACCGAGAAGGGCCTCGTGACGGTGCTGATCCGCAAAGGCAAGTCCGCCCCCGCCCTGCCCGCCGCCAGCGCCGCCCAACTCCTACCGGCACGCGACAAGACCACGCTGGTCGTGTTCAGCGGCGATCTCGACAAGGTCATGGCTAGCCTTATCATCGCCAACGGCGCACTGGCGATGGGCAAGCCGGTCTCGGTGTTCTTCACCTTCTGGGGGCTCAACGTGCTGCGCCGCCCCGATGCGCCAGCGGTACCCAAGGGTTTCATGGACAAGATGTTCGGCGCGATGATGCCGGCCGGCACCGACCGCCTGAACTCGATCTCGAAGATGAACTTTGCCGGCATGGGCGCCAGGCTGATCCGCACCGTGATGCGCCAGAAGGGCGTCGAAACCCCGACCGCGCTGCTCAAGAGCCTGGTCGACGGCGGCGCCCAGCTGATCGCCTGCAACATGTCGATGGACGTGATGGGCATCCGCCAGGCAGAGCTGGTCGACGGCGTCGAGCTTGGCGGCGTCGCAGCATTTCTCGGCGAGGCCGCGGAGTCGGGCACGACGCTGTTCATCTGA
- the ccoG gene encoding cytochrome c oxidase accessory protein CcoG produces the protein MPETTRENTAPAQKVRFANPRIAAADEQSLYEVRRKVYPRAVSGVFARWRWALVILTQVLFYGLAWVQWNGRQAFLLHLSERKFYIFGWVFWPQDVVYLTVLLIICAYSLFLFTAVAGRLWCGYACPQTVYTELFLWIERRIEGDRAKRMKLDNAPPSFVKFATKAAKFGAWGAVALWTGITFVGYFSPIRELLPNIARFDLGGWELFWICFYGGFTYLMAGVMREQVCKYMCPYARFQGVMFDPDTLVITYDPERGEPRGAKRKQAEQKLGDCVDCGICVQVCPTGIDIRDGLQYECIGCAACIDACDQVMDKVGSPRGLIRYTTENAMKQHWGMRDVLRHVIRPRVLVYLSVLLAIIAAGGWSLAHRHTLRVDVIRDRTTLSREVEGGLIENIYTLQMMNMAETARRIQVSVSGLDGVSLVEAPRFELPAAGNKSYTIHVRVPVDSAPKGSHKIVFDIRSEEGDGVKLAEKASFMMP, from the coding sequence ATGCCCGAAACCACGCGCGAAAACACGGCACCCGCACAGAAGGTCCGTTTCGCTAATCCCCGCATTGCTGCGGCTGACGAACAGTCGCTTTATGAAGTGCGTCGCAAGGTCTATCCCCGCGCGGTTTCTGGCGTGTTTGCGCGTTGGCGCTGGGCTTTGGTGATTCTTACCCAGGTGCTGTTCTACGGCCTGGCGTGGGTGCAGTGGAACGGCCGTCAGGCCTTCCTGCTGCATCTTTCGGAGCGCAAGTTCTACATCTTTGGTTGGGTGTTCTGGCCACAGGACGTGGTGTACCTGACCGTGTTGCTGATCATCTGTGCGTACTCGCTGTTCCTGTTCACGGCGGTGGCAGGGCGCTTGTGGTGCGGTTACGCTTGTCCGCAAACGGTCTACACCGAGCTGTTCCTGTGGATCGAGCGCAGGATCGAAGGGGATCGCGCCAAGCGGATGAAGCTCGACAACGCGCCGCCATCGTTCGTGAAGTTCGCCACCAAGGCGGCCAAATTCGGCGCCTGGGGTGCGGTGGCGCTATGGACCGGCATCACCTTCGTCGGCTATTTCTCGCCGATCCGCGAACTGTTGCCGAACATCGCGCGCTTCGATCTGGGTGGCTGGGAGCTCTTCTGGATCTGTTTCTACGGCGGCTTCACCTACCTGATGGCCGGCGTGATGCGCGAGCAGGTGTGCAAGTACATGTGCCCCTACGCGCGCTTCCAGGGTGTGATGTTCGACCCGGACACGCTGGTCATCACCTACGACCCGGAGCGTGGCGAACCTCGGGGCGCCAAGCGCAAGCAAGCCGAGCAGAAGCTCGGTGACTGCGTTGATTGCGGCATCTGCGTGCAGGTCTGCCCGACCGGTATCGATATCCGCGACGGCCTGCAGTACGAGTGCATCGGCTGCGCCGCCTGCATCGACGCCTGCGACCAGGTCATGGACAAGGTTGGCTCGCCGCGCGGGCTGATCCGCTACACCACCGAAAACGCGATGAAGCAGCACTGGGGCATGCGCGACGTGCTGCGCCATGTGATCCGGCCGCGCGTGCTGGTCTACCTCTCGGTGCTGCTGGCGATCATCGCTGCCGGCGGCTGGTCGCTCGCCCATCGGCACACGCTGCGGGTCGACGTGATTCGCGATCGCACCACGCTTTCACGTGAAGTGGAAGGTGGCCTGATCGAGAACATCTACACCCTGCAGATGATGAACATGGCCGAGACCGCACGGCGCATCCAGGTCAGCGTGTCCGGGCTGGATGGCGTGTCGCTGGTGGAAGCGCCGCGTTTCGAACTGCCGGCGGCTGGCAACAAGTCCTACACGATCCACGTCCGGGTGCCGGTCGATTCGGCGCCCAAGGGCTCGCACAAGATCGTCTTTGACATCCGCAGCGAAGAGGGCGACGGCGTAAAGCTGGCCGAAAAGGCCAGCTTCATGATGCCCTGA
- a CDS encoding DUF3149 domain-containing protein yields MALEILFGTDIGLLSLFTIVFVLGMGGYLWHFARKHMQDEEEHLHPH; encoded by the coding sequence ATGGCACTCGAGATCCTGTTCGGAACCGACATCGGCTTGCTGAGCCTGTTCACCATCGTGTTCGTGCTGGGCATGGGCGGCTATCTCTGGCATTTCGCCCGCAAGCACATGCAGGACGAGGAAGAGCATCTCCATCCGCACTGA
- the ppk2 gene encoding polyphosphate kinase 2 encodes MDPLHPESLRRRIEEELLDGYDEELEMEIEDRHYEEVLADPLAPADPVQRERRRNYFRELFRLQGELVKLQDWVAVNRRKIVILFEGRDAAGKGGVIKRITQRLNPRVCRVVALPAPNDREKTQWYFQRYVPHLPAAGEMVLFDRSWYNRAGVERVMGFCSDEEYEEFFRSVPEFERMLVRSGIQVIKYWFSISDEEQHLRFLSRIHDPLKQWKLSPMDLESRRRWEDYTEAKEVMLERTHIEEAPWWIVQAVDKKAARLNCIHHLLGLIPYQEVHRDPVVLPERVRHEDYRRRQVPPEMIVPDVFG; translated from the coding sequence ATGGACCCTCTGCATCCGGAATCATTGCGCCGTCGCATCGAGGAGGAGTTGCTCGATGGCTACGACGAAGAACTCGAAATGGAGATCGAGGATCGCCATTACGAGGAGGTGCTCGCCGACCCGTTGGCGCCGGCTGACCCTGTTCAGCGGGAGAGGCGACGTAACTACTTCCGCGAACTGTTCCGCCTGCAGGGCGAGCTGGTGAAGTTGCAGGACTGGGTGGCCGTGAATCGCCGCAAGATCGTCATCCTGTTCGAGGGGCGCGACGCTGCGGGCAAGGGCGGCGTGATCAAGCGCATCACCCAGCGCCTCAACCCGCGTGTCTGTCGCGTGGTGGCGTTGCCGGCGCCCAACGATCGCGAAAAGACCCAGTGGTACTTCCAGCGCTATGTGCCCCATTTGCCGGCGGCTGGTGAAATGGTGCTGTTCGATCGCAGCTGGTACAACCGCGCCGGTGTTGAGCGGGTGATGGGCTTCTGCTCCGATGAGGAGTACGAAGAGTTCTTCCGCTCGGTGCCGGAGTTCGAGCGCATGCTGGTGCGATCCGGCATCCAGGTGATCAAGTACTGGTTCTCAATCTCGGACGAAGAACAGCACCTGCGCTTCCTGAGCCGCATTCACGATCCGCTCAAGCAGTGGAAGCTCAGCCCGATGGACCTCGAATCCCGCCGTCGCTGGGAGGACTACACCGAGGCCAAGGAAGTGATGCTGGAGCGCACTCACATCGAAGAGGCGCCGTGGTGGATCGTGCAGGCGGTCGACAAGAAGGCGGCGCGGCTCAATTGCATCCACCACTTGCTGGGGCTGATCCCCTATCAGGAAGTCCACCGTGATCCGGTGGTACTGCCGGAACGGGTGCGCCATGAAGACTACCGTCGTCGCCAGGTGCCGCCCGAAATGATCGTGCCGGACGTTTTCGGCTAG
- a CDS encoding PKD domain-containing protein has translation MKRPKPSAQPLRRAILLIALVLAGCGGGGSSSDTNTTGSTGTNGTTGTTGTTGGTGSTGTTGTTGGAAFTPSTAAAVAGQIVQFSDASSGSPSAWAWDFGDGSTSTQQNTGHAYAAPGTYTVTLTATTAAGKLSSSQRITVGQTPAGSPAFNMAQTLSDEAQRTTLAFDGLALMTGNLAAQSFFPPGKVADYTGFQYLRDNDPDNMGHNTSFLTRVANNVLYILNDAQFAQLKALATSQLDQINQYGYQRFTLMQAFRRQMDGNMPSGTALNLDAVKAASRALYLIDGQISFDRALLYANLYRSLDASQKAYLDAMKGKGWASWPDIADAQIKAKMAGLPQGTAVAVMTYASDLFSWYAGSVDADVYFCPERHGTYYGGFYIKDAPAVGHEGYSISEQLTATAGAALSDAGKGYVTTAQAATMSSLVDTQRANLYAGPTNIVQLRTDIALLLRSLRVSAANADAVKAKVLALSATYGDLDGENNYRYATVFTQVYASLSAAQKTQLAALRHSILSGSYANGTPFDYTTATTPYLYAAPITDANAISSYLAASDALFSAP, from the coding sequence ATGAAGCGACCCAAGCCTTCAGCCCAGCCGCTGCGCCGGGCGATCCTGCTGATTGCCCTCGTACTCGCCGGTTGCGGCGGAGGGGGATCCAGCTCTGACACGAACACCACGGGAAGCACCGGCACAAACGGGACGACCGGCACGACCGGAACCACTGGCGGCACAGGCAGTACGGGCACCACCGGAACCACCGGCGGCGCCGCCTTCACGCCCTCCACCGCTGCGGCGGTCGCCGGGCAGATCGTGCAGTTCAGCGATGCAAGCAGCGGCAGCCCGAGCGCCTGGGCCTGGGACTTCGGCGATGGCAGCACCAGCACGCAGCAAAACACCGGGCACGCCTATGCAGCGCCCGGCACCTACACGGTGACGCTGACCGCCACGACCGCCGCGGGCAAGCTGAGCAGCAGCCAGCGCATCACGGTGGGGCAGACGCCCGCCGGATCGCCCGCATTCAACATGGCGCAAACGCTGTCGGATGAAGCGCAGCGCACCACGCTCGCCTTCGACGGTCTGGCGCTGATGACGGGCAACCTGGCGGCGCAGTCCTTCTTCCCGCCCGGAAAGGTGGCGGACTACACGGGCTTCCAGTACCTGCGCGACAACGACCCGGACAACATGGGGCACAACACCAGCTTCCTGACGCGGGTGGCCAACAACGTGCTCTACATCCTCAACGATGCGCAGTTCGCGCAGCTCAAGGCGCTGGCAACCAGCCAGCTCGACCAGATCAACCAGTACGGTTACCAGCGTTTCACGCTGATGCAGGCCTTCCGCCGCCAGATGGATGGCAACATGCCCAGCGGCACCGCCCTGAACCTTGATGCGGTGAAGGCGGCCTCGCGGGCGCTGTACCTGATCGACGGCCAGATCAGCTTCGACCGCGCCCTGCTTTACGCGAACCTCTACCGCTCGCTGGATGCCAGCCAGAAGGCCTACCTCGACGCGATGAAGGGCAAGGGCTGGGCTTCGTGGCCCGACATCGCCGACGCGCAGATCAAGGCGAAGATGGCCGGTCTGCCGCAAGGCACTGCGGTGGCGGTGATGACCTACGCCAGTGACCTGTTCAGCTGGTATGCCGGCAGCGTCGACGCCGATGTGTACTTCTGCCCCGAACGTCATGGCACCTACTACGGCGGCTTCTACATCAAGGATGCGCCTGCCGTCGGCCATGAGGGCTACAGCATCAGCGAGCAGCTCACAGCAACCGCCGGGGCAGCGCTCAGCGACGCCGGCAAGGGTTACGTCACCACTGCGCAAGCGGCCACCATGTCCAGCCTGGTGGACACGCAGCGCGCCAACCTCTACGCCGGCCCGACCAATATCGTGCAGTTGCGGACCGACATCGCCCTGCTGCTGCGCAGCCTGCGTGTCTCGGCGGCAAACGCGGACGCAGTGAAGGCAAAGGTGCTCGCGCTCTCCGCCACCTACGGTGACCTGGACGGCGAGAACAACTACCGCTACGCGACGGTCTTCACACAGGTCTACGCGAGTCTCTCTGCCGCGCAGAAAACCCAGCTGGCTGCGCTGCGGCACTCGATCCTGTCCGGGAGCTACGCCAACGGCACGCCCTTCGACTACACCACGGCGACCACGCCCTACCTGTACGCAGCGCCTATCACGGATGCCAACGCAATCAGCAGCTACCTTGCCGCATCCGACGCGCTGTTCTCGGCACCTTGA
- a CDS encoding response regulator transcription factor, which translates to MKVLLIEDERKIADFVTAGFREQGFVVEHCADGNLGYEVARRGGHDVILLDIMLPGRDGLSILKALRRAGDATPVLLLTARNELDDRVEGLNLGADDYLAKPFFFEELLARVQALLRRVSGERQNFLIVGDLRLDRIAREVTWCGKAVDLTSREFNLIEYLMRAPGRVLTRTQILEHVWGYDFDPSTNVVDVCIQRIRKKLASLEGDTAGDSPIESVRGVGYRFRKPA; encoded by the coding sequence ATGAAAGTCCTGCTGATCGAGGATGAACGCAAGATCGCCGATTTCGTCACTGCCGGCTTTCGGGAGCAGGGTTTCGTGGTCGAGCACTGCGCCGACGGCAACCTCGGCTACGAAGTCGCCCGGCGCGGCGGGCATGACGTGATCCTGCTCGACATCATGTTGCCGGGGCGCGACGGCCTCTCGATCCTCAAGGCGTTGCGGCGTGCCGGCGATGCGACCCCGGTCCTCCTGCTGACTGCGCGCAACGAACTGGACGACCGGGTCGAAGGGCTCAACCTCGGCGCCGACGACTACCTCGCCAAACCCTTTTTCTTCGAAGAGTTGCTGGCACGGGTGCAGGCGCTGCTGCGCCGGGTTTCCGGCGAGCGTCAGAACTTCCTGATCGTGGGGGATCTCCGGCTCGACCGCATCGCCCGCGAAGTCACGTGGTGTGGCAAGGCGGTGGATCTCACCAGCCGCGAGTTCAACCTGATCGAGTATCTGATGCGCGCCCCCGGCCGCGTGCTGACCCGCACCCAGATCCTTGAACACGTCTGGGGCTACGACTTCGACCCGAGCACCAATGTGGTCGACGTCTGCATCCAGCGCATCCGCAAGAAGCTCGCGTCGCTGGAGGGTGACACCGCGGGCGACTCGCCGATCGAGAGCGTGCGCGGCGTCGGCTACCGCTTCCGGAAGCCGGCGTGA